One Streptomyces sp. P9-A2 DNA window includes the following coding sequences:
- a CDS encoding helix-turn-helix transcriptional regulator: MNRTNEAHPHTVTELCEAGSRLYADALRAGRIARTDVEPAPCLMELALLHPDPDDPTWLRPLSPAVALAHRLNPLEREITQRRRMSIELADAFEPFMALSAQTTMTTHSITVLEGFGRINAALDLATAQCRSEMLTVQPGGRRLEHTLAQGLERDQQLTERGVRIRTLYQHTARHSPETLAYVARFDTGRVEYRTIDELVERLVICDETVAFIPTRDDRQVALELRHPGLVRYLIKVFEFMWARAVPLSMGAPYESASDGLTDIQHSIAKLLVEGHVDEAIARRLGMNVRTCRAHIAKLASALGSGSRAQLGYLIAQSGILEQER; the protein is encoded by the coding sequence ATGAATCGGACCAATGAGGCACATCCCCATACGGTCACCGAACTGTGCGAGGCCGGCAGCCGTCTCTATGCCGACGCCCTGCGCGCGGGCCGCATCGCCCGCACGGACGTGGAGCCCGCTCCCTGTCTGATGGAGCTCGCCCTGCTGCACCCCGACCCGGACGACCCCACCTGGCTGCGCCCCCTCTCCCCGGCGGTGGCCCTGGCCCACCGGCTCAACCCGCTGGAACGGGAGATCACCCAGCGCAGGCGGATGTCGATCGAACTGGCCGACGCCTTCGAGCCGTTCATGGCTCTCAGCGCCCAGACGACGATGACCACCCACTCGATCACGGTGCTGGAGGGCTTCGGCCGGATAAACGCCGCCCTCGATCTGGCCACCGCGCAGTGCCGGTCCGAGATGCTCACCGTCCAGCCGGGCGGCCGTCGGCTGGAACACACCCTCGCCCAAGGGCTGGAGCGCGACCAGCAGCTGACCGAGCGGGGGGTGCGTATCCGGACCCTCTACCAGCACACCGCCCGCCACAGCCCCGAGACGCTGGCGTACGTGGCACGGTTCGACACCGGCAGAGTGGAGTACCGCACCATCGACGAGCTCGTGGAGCGGCTCGTCATCTGCGACGAGACCGTGGCCTTCATCCCCACCCGTGACGACCGTCAGGTCGCCCTGGAACTGCGCCACCCCGGCCTCGTCCGCTACCTGATCAAGGTCTTCGAGTTCATGTGGGCCCGTGCGGTCCCCCTGAGCATGGGCGCCCCGTACGAGTCGGCCTCGGACGGCCTCACGGACATCCAGCACTCCATCGCCAAGCTCCTCGTGGAGGGCCATGTCGACGAGGCCATCGCCCGGCGCCTGGGCATGAACGTCCGCACCTGCCGCGCCCACATAGCCAAGCTGGCCTCCGCCCTCGGCAGTGGCAGCCGCGCCCAACTGGGTTACCTTATCGCCCAGTCGGGGATCCTCGAGCAGGAGCGCTGA
- a CDS encoding helix-turn-helix transcriptional regulator: MAGRGTDEHPHGADRLCDIGDRVYSRAVRRGRVPRRDAEPVPCLLDLALLHPDPDDMDWLVPTAPQEVMTRLLRGMYDEVSASQRRVGSAVDAFEWYAGLGRGTQSPQAFAASAGEGPAIRVLDGVARIQAAMDEATQACTTEVLTVQPGGIRREAELSEGLHRATALRGRGVRMRDLYTHVARHGQGLHTYLELMGDAVEARTLDEVTERLILFDRTVAFIPANAERSMALELRHPALVEYLGTVFERLWRLALPLAAPLPDTGFEGVSHRERSIAALLAEGHQDAVIAERLGISVRTCRAHIARLSETLGAASRTQLGVKIAQTGLDGPPRSAAASASVTSPGRESRTAR; encoded by the coding sequence ATGGCCGGGCGCGGGACGGACGAGCATCCGCATGGTGCTGACCGACTGTGCGACATCGGGGATCGCGTGTACTCCCGGGCCGTACGGCGCGGGCGGGTGCCGCGCCGGGACGCGGAGCCGGTGCCCTGTCTGCTGGACCTGGCCCTGCTGCACCCGGACCCCGACGACATGGACTGGCTGGTGCCGACCGCCCCGCAGGAGGTCATGACCCGGCTGCTGCGCGGGATGTACGACGAGGTCAGCGCGAGCCAGCGCCGAGTGGGTTCGGCCGTCGACGCCTTCGAGTGGTACGCCGGCCTCGGCCGCGGGACGCAGTCACCGCAGGCCTTCGCCGCCTCGGCCGGGGAAGGCCCGGCGATCCGGGTGCTGGACGGGGTGGCCCGTATCCAGGCCGCGATGGACGAGGCGACGCAGGCGTGCACCACGGAGGTGCTGACGGTCCAGCCCGGCGGTATCCGGCGCGAGGCGGAGCTGTCGGAGGGCCTGCACCGGGCGACGGCGCTGCGCGGGCGCGGGGTGCGGATGCGGGACCTCTACACGCATGTGGCCCGGCACGGCCAGGGGCTGCACACGTACCTGGAGCTGATGGGTGACGCGGTGGAGGCGCGGACGCTGGACGAGGTGACCGAGCGGCTGATCCTCTTCGACCGCACGGTCGCCTTCATTCCCGCCAACGCCGAGCGCTCGATGGCCCTGGAGCTGCGGCACCCGGCGCTGGTGGAGTACCTGGGCACGGTCTTCGAGCGGCTGTGGCGGCTCGCCCTCCCGCTGGCCGCCCCGCTCCCCGACACCGGCTTCGAGGGCGTCTCCCACCGGGAGCGGTCCATCGCGGCGCTGCTCGCGGAGGGCCACCAGGACGCGGTGATAGCGGAGCGGCTCGGGATCAGCGTGCGCACCTGCCGGGCCCACATCGCCCGGCTGTCGGAGACGCTGGGCGCGGCCAGCCGCACCCAGCTGGGCGTCAAGATAGCCCAGACCGGCCTGGACGGCCCGCCGCGGTCAGCGGCGGCCTCCGCCTCCGTCACGAGTCCTGGTCGAGAATCCCGGACTGCCCGATGA